The sequence ATGCGGCAGGCGGGGTCCTCGGCAAAAAGATCGAGCCCGTTATTGAGGACGGCGCGTCAGATTGGCCCACCTTTGCGGAAAAAGCAAAGAAGCTGCTGCAAAAGGATAAGGTGGCAGTGATTTTCGGAGGATGGACTTCCGCCAGCCGGAAAGCAATGCTGCCGGTAGTGGAGGAAAACAAAGGATTGTTGTTCTATCCCGTTCAATACGAAGGACTTGAGGCATCCCCCAACATTTTCTACACGGGTGCCGCACCGAACCAGCAGATTGTTCCCGCCGTATCCTGGCTCTTGAAAAACAAGGGCAAAAAATTCTACCTGCTCGGATCGGATTATGTCTTTCCGAGAACAGCGAACAAGATCATCAAAGCCCAACTGGCTGCCGAGGGGGGAGAAATGGTTGGTGAGGAATACACTCCTCTCGGCCATACAAACTACAGTACGATTATCAGCAAAATCAAGCAGGCCAAACCGGATGTGATTTTCAATACTTTGAATGGTGACAGCAATGTGGCATTCTTCAAACAGCTTAAGGATGCAGGCATCACAAACAAGGATCTGACTGTAATGTCTGTAAGTATTGCGGAAGAAGAAATCCGTGGCATCGGCGCCGAACCCCTTGTCGGCCATCTTGCGGCCTGGAACTATTTCCAGACGACAGATCTTCCGAAGAATAAGGAGTTTGTTCAAAAGTATAAGGCGAAGTACGGAAAAGACCGTGTAACCGATGACCCGATTGAAGCGGGCTACTTTGGAGTCTATCTGTGGGCGGAAGCCGTGAAAAAGGCCGGAACCACCGATGTGGATAAAGTAAAGGAAGCATCAAAAGGAATTGAGTTTGAAGCTCCCGAGGGACTTGTAAAGATTGACGGGGAAAACCAGCATACCTATAAAATGGTCCGCATCGGTGAAATTCAACCGGACGGGCAATTTAAAGAACTGTGGAATTCCGACAAACCTGTCAAACCGGATCCATTCCTGAAAAACTACGAGTGGGCAAAAAATTTAAAGTAATAAGATTGGCAGAACAATTCCGGGCGACAAAGGGATCAACCCGTCATGCGGGTTGATCCGCCTGTTTTTTCCTTCAGGGACCTAACTGAAAATCGGAGGTGAAGCAGGTGGATGTTCTAATGGTTCAATTGTTTAACGGATTGAGCTTTAGTTCGATTCTGCTGCTGATTGCGTTGGGATTGGCCATTACTTTCGGCTTGATGAATGTCATTAACATGGCCCACGGGGAACTGATTATGATAGGCGCTTACTCCGCTTATATGACTCAAATAATGTTTTCCAATTATCTCCCCAAATCTTTGTTTGACTTTTACTTCGTCTTGGCCTTGCCCGTTGCGTTTCTGACTGCTGCATTAACGGGGTGGATTTTGGAGTGGGCACTCGTCAGGCATCTATACGGCCGACCTTTGGACAGTCTTCTGGCCACCTGGGGCGTAAGTTTGGTTTTACAGCAATTGGCCCGTACCGTTTTTGGCGCACCCAACGTTGCGGTGATGGCTCCGGACTGGCTTAATGGGGGACTGGAGGTAATGGCAGGTGTTGTCTTCCCGTACAAAAGGCTTTTTATCCTGGCGATAGCGGCAGCGGCGGTGCTTGGAATGTATCTTTACCTATACAAAACAGCCCCGGGAAGACGCATGCAGGCGGTTATGCAGAATCGGGCAATGGCCGCTTGCCTTGGAATTTCCACGCGCAAAGTAGACTCTTGGAGTTTTGCCATGGGTTCCGGGATCGCCGGATTGGCCGGTTGTGCGATTACGCTGTTGGGACCGATTGGACCTTCAATCGGTACGTATTACATCATCGACGCGTTTATGGTTGTGGTTCTCGGCGGGGTCGGAAAACTGTCCGGTACTTTGGCGGGCGCTTTGGGAATCGGAATTCTTAATACCCTGTTTGAATATGGAACGACCGCCACCCTTGGCAAAGTATTAGTCTTTTTGGTGATTATTGTTTTCCTGCAGTGGCGGCCCGCAGGTCTCGTGCAGGTGAAGACCCGCGTTTTGGATTGATTCCCCTAAGAGGAGGTAGGATCGTTGAGTCAACTGTTGAACAGCAGCTGGAGCCAAAAGAGGTATTTTCTGTGGATTGCGCTGATCCTGTTGATGGCATTGGCCCCGATTTTTCTGTCGGAATTCCGGTTGAATCTGTTGGGGAAATTCCTGGCATTGGCGATTCTGGCCATTGGCATGGATTTGATCTGGGGGTATACGGGAATTCTGAGCCTGGGCCATGGTGTATTCTTTGGGCTGGGAGCCTATTGTATGGCCATGTATCTGAAACTGGAAGCAAGCGGCGACAGGCTGCCCGATTTCATGTCGTGGAGCGGGCTGGAAGAAATGCCATGGTTCTGGGTGCCATTCGGCAATCCTCTCTTTGCCATCCTGGCTGCCATTTTGCTGCCGATGGCTTTGGCGGGATTGCTGGGGTATTTTACTTTCCGCAACCGGATAAAAGGGGTATTTTTCTCGATTCTCTCGCAAGCGGTAGTGATAGTAGTGGTAACCCTGTTCATCGGGCAGCAGGCTTTTACGGGGGGAACCAACGGTATCACCAATTTCAAGACAGTTTTCGGTTTTCCGTTATTTTCCCCGCCGGTGCAAATGTTTCTTTACTATCTGACTTTGCTCGTTCTCATTGGCGTTTTTATTTTATGCCGGAAACTGATTGCCGGCAGAACGGGAAAAATCCTGGTGGCAATCCGGGATGGCGAAAATCGCGTACGGTTTTCCGGATACAATCCCACCACTTATAAGGTGTTCGTCTATGTACTTTCAGCGGGCCTTGCCGGTCTTGCCGGAATCCTGTTCGTCCTGCAGGTGGGGATTATTTCTCCGGCCATGATGGGAATCATTCCTTCGGTCGAGATGGTCCTCTGGGTGGCGATAGGCGGGCGGGGAACTTTGATCGGGGCAATCATCGGCACGGTTTTGACAAATGGTGCGAAGAGTTTCTTCAGTGAATCCTTCCCGGATATCTGGCTTTATTTCCTTGGCGCGTTGTTTGTAACAGTTGTTTTGTTCCTTCCGAATGGCATTGTGGGGCTGTTTGCGAATTTGAAGGAGAATTTATACAGGAAAAAGGCGGTGAAGGAAGTTTATGAGCACCATTCTCTGCACCCGGAACATAACGGTTAATTTTGGCGGTTTTAAAGCGATCCGGAACCTCAATTTCGAGATGAAAAAAGGGGAAGTCCGCTTTTTGATTGGCCCGAACGGCGCCGGCAAAACAACATTGCTCGACGTAATCTGCGGGAAAGTAAAGCCCGTTCAGGGAGAGGTCATTTTCAAGGAAAACATTGAATTGTCCAAGAAGCAAGAGCATCAAATCGCACAGTGCGGCGTAGGACGGAAATTTCAAGCGCCTGCAGTTTTTGGGAACTTGACGGTGTTTGAGAATTTGGAACTGTCGAGGAAGCGGGACCGGAGCCTCTTCTCCTCCCTTCGCGCAAGAATGACCAGGGAAGAGCGGGAAGCCATCCAAAAGCAGTTGACCATGATCAATCTGCAGGATAAGGCAAACGACAAGGCTTCGTCACTTTCCCATGGACAAAAACAGTGGCTGGAGATCGGAATGCTGCTGATGCAGGAACCTGAGCTTCTTTTGCTGGATGAGCCCGTGGCAGGGATGACAAAGTCAGAAACGGAAAAGACGGGAGAGCTTATTCAGGAAATCGCCCAAGCCCGTTCTGTATTGGTAGTCGATCACGATATGGACTTTGTGCGGAAATTCTCTGACAAGGTGACTGTCATGCACGAAGGACAGATTCTGTGCGAAGGTTCCATCGCAGAAGTTCAGGAAAACCCCCGGGTCGCGGAAGTGTATTTGGGCCGGAGGGCAGAAGCGGTATGTTGACAATGAAAAGTTTGGAAGTTTGCTATGGGGAAACCGTCATCTTAAGGAATATTGATTTCCGGATCCGGGAAGGGGAAGTGGTTTCCCTGCTGGGACGAAACGGTGTGGGAAAAACCACCCTTCTCAAGACTGTCATTGGACTGCTTAGACCGCGGCAGGGAAAGATTTATCTGCATGACAAAGAAATTACAAAAGATAAGCCCGAACAAAGGGCCAAGAACGGGATTGCCTATGTACCGCAGGGAAGAGAGGTATTCCCGCAATTGACCGTGGAAGAGAATTTGCTGTTGGGACTGGAAGCTTTGCCGAAAAGGGAAAAACAGATTCCGCATGAAGTCTTTGAGATGTTTCCCATGCTGAACACGATGCTTCAAAGGAAGGGAGGAGACCTCAGCGGCGGACAGCAGCAGCAGCTTGCGATTGCCCGGGCATTGGTAGCGCGTCCCAAATTGCTTCTATTGGATGAACCGACTGAGGGAATTCAACCAAACATTGTGATGGAAATTGAAAATGTTATCCGCCTCCTGAAAGCACAGGGGGACATGGCGATCCTGCTGGTGGAGCAGAGCCTGGATTTTGCCCTGAGTTTGGCCGATTATTGTTATGTCCTGGAGAAAGGGGCTGTTGCCGCAGAAGGCAAAGCCTCGGAGATTGAAGATGAAACGATTCGCCAATATCTGACTGTTTAAAGAGAAGGAGAGAACCTATGCATTTGACGGGACGGGAGAAAGAGAAATTGTTGATCGTGGTCGCGGCGGATTTGGCCCGTCGCCGGCAGCAGCGCGGCCTGAAGCTGAATTACCCTGAGGCCATGGCCATCCTCACTTACGAAATTCTGGAAGGGGCCCGGGACGGAAAATCGGTTCCCGAACTTATGCAGTGGGGCACCACAATCCTCACTGAAGAAGATGTTCAGGAAGGGATAGCCTCCATGATTGAGGAGGTTCAGGTGGAGGCAACATTTGCCGATGGCACAAAACTGGTCACCGTGCACAACCCGATTCGTCCGGGAGGAAGCGGCAAAGAGGAGAAAGGGGAGGCCGGAGAATGAAGCCGGGAGAATATCTGCTCAAGGAAGAACCGATAGTACTCAATGCCAATCGGAAAACGGTCTTCCTGAAGGTAGTCAGTCGCGGAGATCGTCCGGTTCAGGTCGGCTCCCATTTTCATTTTTACGAGGTGAATAAGGAGCTTGACTTCGACCGGGAGAAAGCGAAAGGGATGCGTCTCAACATTCCGGCCGGTACAGCCGTACGATTTGAACCGGGGGAAGAGAAGCCGGTCACTTTAGTGGCTATCGGCGGTCGGCAGGAGGTGCATGGACATAACGGACTGGTTTCCGGATCCGTAAAGCAAGCGTTGGATCAAACCCCGGGACCTGTACAGGAGGGACTTCTCATGTCCAGGGAAGCCTACGCCGGAATGTTTGGTCCCACAACGGGAGACAAGGTTCGTCTGGCTGACACGGATCTGTTGATTGAAGTGGAAAAGGACTTCACGGTGTATGGGGACGAATGCAAATTTGGCGGAGGAAAGGTGCTTCGCGACGGGATGGGGCAGTCATCCCGCGCCATTCGTTCGGAAGGCGTATTGGATTTGGTGATCACGAATGCTTTAATCCTGGATCACTGGGGAATTGTCAAAGCTGACATAGGGATCAAAGACGGACGGATTGCCGGGATTGGAAAAGCAGGGAATCCGGATACCATGGAAGGGGTTCATCCGGACCTGGTGGTGGGAGCCTCGACGGAAGCGATTGCCGGGGAAGGTTTAATTGTAACACCTGGGGGGATTGATACCCATATCCATTTTATTTGCCCCCAGCAGATTGAGACTGCTCTTGCTTCCGGAATTACTACGATGATTGGAGGAGGAACCGGACCTGCCACGGGAACCAATGCCACAACCTGTACCCCGGGGGCATGGAATATTCACCGAATGCTGGAGGCAGCTGAGGAATTTCCAATGAATCTCGGGTTTCTCGGAAAAGGAAATGCTTCCGGACAGGAGGCCCTGGAGGAGCAGATCCAGGCAGGGGCGATCGGGTTGAAGCTGCATGAAGATTGGGGCACCACACCGGCTGCCATTGATACCTGCCTGAAGGTTGCTGATCAATATGATGTTCAAGTGGCCATTCATACGGACACATTAAATGAAGCCGGGTTTGTAGAGGATACGATTCGGGCCATAGCGGGCCGAACCATTCACACTTATCACACCGAAGGTGCGGGAGGCGGACATGCGCCTGACATTATTCGATTGGCAGGGGAAACCAATGTGATCCCCTCTTCCACCAATCCCACCCGCCCGTTTACCGTAAATACAATTGACGAACATTTGGATATGCTGATGGTTTGTCACCATTTGGACAGCAGTATACCGGAAGACGTGGCCTTTGCCGATTCCAGGATACGCCCGGAGACAATAGCTGCGGAAGACATTCTGCATGACCTCGGGGTTTTCAGCATTATCAGTTCTGACTCGCAAGCCATGGGGCGGGTAGGGGAAGTGATTCTCCGGACATGGCAGACGGCTGACAAAATGAAGAAACAGCGGGGTCCTCTGAAAGAGGAAGAAGGAGAGAACGACAATTTCCGCGCAAAGAGGTATGTGGCCAAATACACAATCAACCCGGCCATTGCTCATGGAATTTCCGAGTACGTGGGGTCTGTCGAAACGGGAAAATGGGCGGATCTCGTTTTGTGGAAGCCGGCCTTTTTTGGAGTGAAGCCGGAACTGGTATTGAAAGGCGGTTTCATTGCGTATGCCGCGATGGGCGATCCGAATGCCTCCATTCCGACCCCCCAACCGGTGATGGGGCGACCGATGTTTGCTTCTTACGGACTGGCGGCCAAGAGCTGTTCCATCACATTTGTCTCGCAAGCGGCGTTTGAGTCGGGGGTACATGAACGGTTGGGACTTTCCAAGAAAGTTCTTCCCGTGAAAAATTGCCGGCGCATCGGCAAGAAAGACATGATTCACAACAGTGACACACCCCGGATTGAGGTGAATCCCGAAACCTATGAAGTGAAGGTAGACGGAGAACTGATCACCTGTGAGCCGGCTGAGACGGTACCGATGGCTCAACGCTATTTCCTGTTTTAGTCCTAAAGGAGCGGTTGGGTATGATTTCATTTCTTCCTTTGGTGCAATTGATTGATTCCGCTTTTCCGACAGGGGCTTTCTCCCATTCCTTTGGACTGGAGACATTCCTGCAGGAAGGAAGGGTGCAAAACGCCGGGGAACTGAAGGAATGGTTGGAATCCTACATTACTGGAAGCCTTGCTCCCATGGAAGGGGCAGTGGTTTTTTGGGCATACCGGTATGCGGAAAAAGTGATTTCCACTCATCCGGAATCGGAATTGGCCCGGGAAAACCTGAAGTTGCTCGACCGACGGATCACGCTTTCAAAACCGGCGCGCGAATCCCGGGAAGGTGAGATCAAGATTGGCAAGAGATTTCTTCATATCGTGCAAGAACTTTACCCGGAATCAGGTCTGGAACAATATGCAAGCTGGATTCGGTCGGAAGAATGCTATGGCAGCAACGCCATCGTCCACGGCTGGATCTGTGCTTATCTGAAGCAAACACCACAGGCAGCCGTTTTAACTCACCTGTATGCGGGTGTTAACAGTCTTGTTCAGAATGCTCTCAGAGCCATGGCCATCGGGCAAACGGAAGGGCAGAAAGTGCTGAACGGTCTGCTGCAGTTGATAGGACGCGAGGCGGAGCGGTTGGCGCTCAACCCTCCCGCACCGGAGAATCTATACAGCAACACATTGGCGCAGGAAATAGGCGCCATGCGCCATGAAATTCTCTATTCCCGTCTATTCATGTCATAATCAACAATCAGAGGAGGAATCGGTATGTGCCAAGGGCATAACCATCATCATCACGAATGGAAGCATAGAAGTTTTGCGGGAGGGCGGCCCATGCGGGTTGGGATAGGCGGGCCGGTAGGATCGGGCAAGACGGCCCTGGTGGAGAAGTTGTGCTGGATGATGAAAGACACATACAGCCTGGCAGTAATCACCAACGACATTTATACGAAGGAAGATGCGGAGATCTTGACAAAGACCGGAGTACTGCCGGCGGACCGGATCATTGGGGTAGAGACCGGAGGATGTCCGCATACGGCCATCCGTGAGGATGCATCAATGAATTTTGCAGCGGTGGAGGAACTGGAGACAAGGTTTCACGATCTCGACATCATCTTTATCGAGAGCGGCGGCGACAACCTGGCAGCCGCATTCAGTCCGGAACTGGTGGATGTATTCATCTATATTATTGACGTTGCCCAGGGGGAAAAGATTCCCCGCAAAGGGGGACCGGGGATCACCCGCTCCGATTTGCTGGTGATCAATAAAATCGATCTGGCTCCTCATGTGGGCGCCAGTCTGGAAGTGATGGAAAAGGACTCCAGACGGATGCGCGGGGAGAAACCTTTTCTCTTCACCAATTTGTTTGAAAACGTGGGAGTTCCGGAGATCGTTCGCTGGATCTCCAAAGAATATCACGGCACCTCGATGCGAGCGGCACTATGAGAGTGAAGGGACTGTGGAAGGGAACTGTTGAATTGAGGGGCGGGAAGAATGTGCTCACCCGATCCTTCCACCAGGCTCCCTTGAAAGTGGCGAAACCCTTTTCGGGAGACAGAGGGGAACTTCTTCTTTATTTGATGGATGCATCGCCGGGTCTCTTCAATGGGGATGCTCAGGAGATCGAGTGCACTTTGGAAAAAGGGGCCCATCTTTACCTCACCAACCAGTCGTCTTGCAAGCTGCATCCTTCTCCATGTGCGGTTGAGAGCCGGCAAATTCAAAAGTTTCATATAAAAGACAGGGCTGTGCTGGAATATTTTCCGGAACCGCTTGTTCCTTTTCAAGACGCCGGTCATATTGGGGAGACGATTGTGCATATGGAATCGGGTGGGCAAGCGATTCTGGGAGAGATCATTGCTCCGGGCAGGGCAGGCTGTGGAGAGATCTTTCGTTATCGGAAAATCACCAGCCAATTTTCCGTCTATTGGGATGGAAAATGGACGGTTTGGGACTCTCTGGCGCTTGAACCCGATCATTGGAACTCTCTCAAAGGAATAATGGAGGATTACACCCATATCGGAACCTTATGGGTGTTGTCAGAAAAAATAACGAAAGAGCATATAAAGATAATTTGGGGTTCTCTTGAACCCTGCAATCAAGGTCCGGTATATGCCGGAACGAGTCTGCTCTCCAAAAACGGGCTGGTGATCCGTATGCTGGGCCAATCTGTCTGGGAACTGCAAGCGTTGATGCACAACTGCTGGAATCTGATTCGACATGAATTGCTGGGAAAACCGGCTTTTCAAATCCGAAAATAGAAAACCGATTAACCTGAATTCCATCAACCGGACAAACGCCCGTCATTATTGACGGGCGTTTGTTGTGGACATACTACATAAGGTGTGTCCCCCACAAACAGAATTACACTAATCTCTGTAGGTTTAGTTGCAAAAACATACCTAACCGGGTATCATATAATAAAAATGTAAAAATCATTCTTGAGGTGATTACACTGATGGAATATACGGACTCCATGAAAAACCGTCTCCGGCGGATCGAGGGACAAATCCGGGGAGTTCTGAGCATGATGGAACAGACGAAAGACTGCCGGGAAGTTGTCACCCAGTTGACAGCGATCCGCTCAGCGGTTGACCGCGCAATCGGACTGGTTGTAGCAGCCAACTTGGAACAGTGCATTCGCCACGAATTGGAACAGGGGCAGAATCCCGACAAGGTGATCAAAGAAGCGGTCGATTTGCTGGTCAAAAGCCGCTGATATCGTCTGACAGGGGGATAATGGAAGTGGCACATCGTTTTGATCCGAAGAAAGTCCACAAACTGGATAACCCGGAAAGACGCAAACTGCTGCCACCGGAAGAAATTCTGGCCCCGCTGCAAATCGGAGAGCAGGAAGATGTGGCGGATATCGGCGTCGGACCCGGATATTTTGCCATTCCCGCCTCCCGTTTGACTTCAGGTACTGTGTATGGGGTGGACGTGGAACCTCAGATGCTTGGTTTTCTGAAGGAGAAAGCCAACGAAGCGGGAGCGGCCAATATCGTGCCCGTCCAAAGTGATGCAGAAGCAATTGATCTGGCGGATGGGAGTGTGGACAAGGTATTTTGTGCCTTTATCCTGCATGAACTCGCTGACCTGACAAAGGGCCTTTCTGAAATTAAGCGGATTTTGCGTCCGGGCGGCAAGCTCCTGGTTCTGGAGTGGGAGAAGAAACAAACGGAATCCGGTCCTCCCGTTGAAGAAAGATTGGATGCGCCAGAACTGGCTGCTTCCATTGAAAAATTTGGCTTTGCAACGGAAATCATCCGGCCAAACCCGAACCATTACATGATTCTGGGAACGCAGACGACATAAGTCCTGGACAGGAGACGTAGTCAAAGAATAGAATGTATGTACCTCCCCTGATCGTGGACATGATGGAGAAGAAGGGTCTATGATTTATTAGGGGACTATGTTAAAATAATTCTAACTTGAATGGAAAGGGGAGAGCTCAATGGTAACATTGACCGAATCGGCAGCATCCAAAGTGAAATCACTGCTCGTCGATAAAGGGGAAGACCTGGCTCTCCGGATTTTCGTCAAATCCGGCGGCTGAAGCGGTTTCTCCTATGGAATGGCACTGGATCGTGCCAAAGGCGATGATAGCATCTTTACCGAAAACGGAGTCAAAGTGGTGATCGATCCCAACAGCGCCCAATACCTGCAAGGGGCTGAAGTCGATTATGTCGATTCCCTGATGGGCGCAGGATTCAAGATCAGCAATCCGAACGCAACCTCTTCTTGCGGGTGCGGAAGTTCCTTCCGTACGGCAAATGACGCGGGGAAACCTGGTCCCTGCAGCTAAAAATCAATATGATTCTTATCTGAGAACCTGTGGAAACATCCACAGGTTTTTTGATTTTTGTTCAACTTTTGTTGAGGGTGGGCCTATTTACCATAGAGAGAGTCTATCGTACACTTAAGATATGATAATGATTATCAATAGTGGTTGGCGGGTGATTCTTCCATGTTCTTGGCAGACATACAGTTTGGAACGAAAGTTTTGATTGCAAATCTTGACCAGGCAACCGAACTGGTTCGCAAAAGATTGAACGATTTTGGCATCCTGGAGGGAATGGAGGTTTGTGTTACAAGAAGCCTTCCCTTTGGAGGTCCAATCACCATCGAGTCCAATGGACAGCGTGTGGGGATTCGCCGCCGGGATGCACGCCTGATTGAGGTGGTCCAATGTGGCTAGTGTTGCACTTGCGGGTAACCCTAATACCGGAAAAACGTCACTGTTTAATGAGCTCACTGGCTCCTATGAATACGTGGGGAACTGGGCGGGTGTAACCGTTGAGAAGAAAGTGGGAATTCTGAAAAACAAACAGGCCAGATTGATAGACTTACCGGGGATCTACTCTTTGCATCCTTTATCAAGGGATGAAGGTGTGGCAACCCGGTTTCTGTTATCGGAAGAATTCACGTCCATTATCAATATTGTGGATGCGTCACAGCTTGACAGAAATCTGTATCTCACTGTCCAACTGCTGGAATATGGGAAACCGATGCTGATCGGGCTGAACATGATGGATGTGGCAAAGCACAGAGGACTTGCAATTGATCACGAAAAACTAGCCTCACTCCTGCAAATTCCCGTGATTCCGATAATTGCCCGTACCGGCACCGGATGCGACAAGATCCTGGAGACTCTTGGCAGTGGCCGCATGGCTGCCACTCCTACCCTTCGACTTGACTACGGGCCAGTACTGGAAGAATCCATCGCCAGATTGGCCGAAAGATTGCAGGGTGAGAATCTTCCGCCAAAGAGATGGCTGGCGCTGCAGTATTTCGAAGGAAACCCTCTGGTTGCCGAGATGCTGGAAACCATGACAGACGGTGAATGGCTGCAGCGTCTCCGGATTGAAACGGAACAGACTCTGGCCCGGATTGCAGGTGCCAAATCGCTTGATACTTACATCAGGGACACCAGAAGAAATTATATTGCAGGTCTGCTGGAACAGTCGGTAACTAGGAAGAAGGATGTCGACCAAACCTTATCGGACCGCATCGACCGCCTTGCGACCAACCGGTTTTTGGGGATGCCGCTTTTCCTGTTGTTCATGTTTGTCACCTTCAAGCTTACTTTTGATTGGCTCGGGTCACCGCTCTCCGATTTGCTGGACGGGTTCTTTACAGGGCCGGTTGTATCCTTCTTTGACCAGGTGTTTACATGGATGGGCGCATCGGCCTTCTTAAAGGACCTTGTCCTGCAAGGGATTGTTCCGGGGGTTGGAGGAGTTCTGGTATTCGTTCCCCAAATCTTCATTCTGTTCCTGATCATCTCCTTTATTGAAGACTCAGGCTATATGGCCCGTGTGGCCATGGTGATGGACCGGCTGATGGAAGGAGTCGGACTTAACGGGAAAGCCTTCATCCCGATGATCATAGGGTTTGGCTGCAATGTTCCGGGGATCATGGCGGCTCGAACTGTGGAACAACCGAGGGAACGTTTGACAACCACGCTGCTGATACCCTTTATGTCGTGTTCTGCGCGGCTTTCCGTCTACAGTTTGTTTGTTGCAGCCTTTTTTGCGGAGAACCAGGCACTGATTGTTCTGTCCCTTTATGTTATGGGCATCATCGTGGCTCTTGTAATGGCGAAGCTGTTTTCCAAAGTGTTTCATCAGGAAAAATCAGTCTTTGTGGTGGAACTTCCGCCCTACCGGTTTCCCCAATGGCGAACCCTGTTCCGGAGCACTTGGGAAAAGGGGAAAGGGTTTGTCAAAAAAGCCGGCACGTTCATCTTCGGTGGTTCTGTCCTGATTTGGGTACTGGGGTACGCAGGCCCGGGCGGTTTCAATGTTGACATGAACGAGAGTTTTCTGGCCGGAATCGGCAGTTTATTAGCCCCATTGTTTGCCCCCTTGGGGTTCGGCAACTGGCAGTCTGCTTCCTCTCTGATGACCGGGTTCTTCGCCAAGGAAGTGGTTGTTTCCACCATGAACATTATTTTTGCCGCACCTGATATCGATACGCTGCAGGGAATGATGGCAAACTACTTCACGCCTCTGCAGGCTTACAGCTTTTTGACCTTTTTGCTCCTGTACGTACCATGTCTGGCAACTGTTGCGGTCATCAGGAAAGAAACGGCTTCGGCCAAATGGACCTGGTTTTCGGTCTGTTACGGCCTGGCCATAGCTTATATTCTGTCGCTCCTGATTTACCAGGGAGGAAAGCTGCTCGGATTCAATTGAGAAAGGGGGCGGTCTCGTGTTTGCCAGCATACTGGTCGTGGTTCTAATCTTTTGCTATGCAGGGTGGACCATCAGCAGGCATTTCCGGAAGGCTAAAGAAGGGAAGTGTGGGGGATGTGCGGTTCAGAAGGAATGCAACCGCATTACATGTGATGACTCCGCTCAATAACGTGTTCTCCGTTATTTCAATAGTGACTTGCACAAAGGGGCCGCCCCATGCACTGTTGGGGAAGCCCCTTTTCCCATTCCTGATCCTTGTGTGCCAATGATTCAAAGATGCAGATACCGCTGTAAGGTTTCCACAATTTCCTTTTCCAGAATCTCCGAATCCGGATTCTGTTCAAATATCGATTTTAGCTCATACGCAGCTTCCAGCGTGTACATTTTTTTGGCAGCTTCCCGGGTCTTGGCGGTCGATACGCTGTCCAGATCCGGATGAAACGCTATGTACGCAAGTTCCACCCGGGGTTGATAGTGGTC comes from Effusibacillus lacus and encodes:
- the feoB gene encoding ferrous iron transport protein B yields the protein MASVALAGNPNTGKTSLFNELTGSYEYVGNWAGVTVEKKVGILKNKQARLIDLPGIYSLHPLSRDEGVATRFLLSEEFTSIINIVDASQLDRNLYLTVQLLEYGKPMLIGLNMMDVAKHRGLAIDHEKLASLLQIPVIPIIARTGTGCDKILETLGSGRMAATPTLRLDYGPVLEESIARLAERLQGENLPPKRWLALQYFEGNPLVAEMLETMTDGEWLQRLRIETEQTLARIAGAKSLDTYIRDTRRNYIAGLLEQSVTRKKDVDQTLSDRIDRLATNRFLGMPLFLLFMFVTFKLTFDWLGSPLSDLLDGFFTGPVVSFFDQVFTWMGASAFLKDLVLQGIVPGVGGVLVFVPQIFILFLIISFIEDSGYMARVAMVMDRLMEGVGLNGKAFIPMIIGFGCNVPGIMAARTVEQPRERLTTTLLIPFMSCSARLSVYSLFVAAFFAENQALIVLSLYVMGIIVALVMAKLFSKVFHQEKSVFVVELPPYRFPQWRTLFRSTWEKGKGFVKKAGTFIFGGSVLIWVLGYAGPGGFNVDMNESFLAGIGSLLAPLFAPLGFGNWQSASSLMTGFFAKEVVVSTMNIIFAAPDIDTLQGMMANYFTPLQAYSFLTFLLLYVPCLATVAVIRKETASAKWTWFSVCYGLAIAYILSLLIYQGGKLLGFN
- a CDS encoding FeoB-associated Cys-rich membrane protein, with the protein product MVLIFCYAGWTISRHFRKAKEGKCGGCAVQKECNRITCDDSAQ